One Amphiprion ocellaris isolate individual 3 ecotype Okinawa chromosome 5, ASM2253959v1, whole genome shotgun sequence genomic region harbors:
- the LOC111574380 gene encoding SUZ domain-containing protein 1-like, translating into MEDEEVAESWEEAADSGEIERRLEAKLKINQEAKKASLKSGGSPVRTAIVIQDDSLPAAPPPQIRILKRPTNNGTTGNPASLSRPSQQMKSLAQREAEYAEARRRILGSASSEETPQDNPSQDRTVRMSTQQPLEPVRPNNHVIRQPTGPDGTSGFRLCR; encoded by the exons ATGGAGGATGAAGAGGTTGCAGAGAGCTGGGAGGAGGCAGCGGACAGCGGG GAAATCGAGAGAAGACTTGAAGCGaagcttaaaataaatcaggaaGCAAA GAAGGCCAGTTTGAAATCTGGTGGTTCACCTGTGCGAACAGCTATTGTAATCCAGGATGACTCCCTGCCTGCAGCGCCCCCACCACAAATTCGAATTTTAAAGCGTCCTACCAATAATGGTACCACAGGAAACCCTGCATCCCTGTCTCGTCCCTCTCAGCAGATGAAGTCTTTGGCCCAGCGTGAGGCAGAGTATGCAGAAGCCCGAAGAAGGATCTTGGGTAGTGCTTCTTCAGAAGAAACGCCTCAGGACAATCCATCCCAGGACAG GACAGTTCGTATGAGTACGCAGCAACCGTTAGAACCAGTTCGTCCAAACAATCACGTGATCCGCCAGCCCACTGGCCCAGATGGCACCTCAGGCTTCCGACTCTGCAGATAA